The Candidatus Binatia bacterium genome includes the window GTTGATCGCGCCCGCCGAGGCGCCGGTGACGATCGGGAACGGCGACGGCCCGTCGCGCAGCGCGGGGATCTCGCCGATCCGCTTCAGGACGCCAGCCTGGTAGGCACCTCGCGCGCCGCCCGCGGTGAGGACGAGACCGAGCACGACGCGACAGCGAAGCAACGCCCGAGCCACGCGGCGACGCGAGAAACGCGTGCCGCGACGGGCAAATTCTGCGCGCTCGCGCGGCGTGTGCCGCGCGTTTCGGCAGCGCCTGCCGCGCGCGCGGGCAGCGCTCGCGTCAGTCGACGCGCGACCGCTGCCACGTCACGCGGCACGCGCGAGCACCGGTCGCGTCAGCTAGCGCGCGCCGGACGCGCGTACACGGCGGCCGCCGCCTGCAGCGTGCGCTTCACGAAGCGACGCAGATCCTCGGGCTCGAGCACCTCGATGTCCGGGCCCCACGACAGGATCCACCAGGCGAGCTCCTGCCAGCCGCGCACCGTCATGCGCATCAGCGTCTCGCCGCCGCGCAGCTCGGTGAAGATCTGCGACGGGTGGATCAGGCGCTCGGGGATCTGCTCCGCCGCGCGACCGCGCAGCCGCAGCGACACCGTGGTCTCGGGGCCCGACCAGATGCCGGGCACGCCGTCGGTGAGCGCGCGCGGCGAGTAGTTCGGTGGCAGGGCGAACTTTTCGCCGGTCCGCCTGACGTTCTCGATGCGGTCGACCGCGAGGTAGATCGGCTTCTGGTGCCGGTTCGAAGCGCCGAGCAGGTAGAGCGCGTCGCGGTAGAGCACCACGGTGTAGGGCGAGAAGCGGTGCTTCGTCCGTCGCCGGTTCGCGTGCCGGTAGTCGATGTCGAGCACCTCCTGCTTCAGCACCGAGCGCAGGATGGTGTCCATGTGGTCGTCGAGCTTCGCGTAGCTCTTGCCCGCGAACGGGACGTAGAAGAACTTGCGCTCGACGTGCTCGAGCAGCCTGCGGGTGTCGCTCGGCAAGTTCTTCTTGAAGTTGTCCCAGACCTCGGTCGCGCCGTCGTGCACGACCGTGCCCTGCAGCACGCGCAACGCCGCGAGCCCGAAGAACACCGACGCCGCCTGGTACGCGGTGGAGTCGACCGCGCCAGCCAAGCCGCGCAGACGCAGCAGCGGCCGTCCGTTCGGCTTGACCAGCTCGAGCAGCGGCAGCCCGTCGGGCGCCGGTAGCTCGTTCACCATGACGCGGGCGTAGCGCTCCGCGGTCTTGTGCGAGACGTCGAGCTCGTCGGCGAGCGCGGACAGCTCACGGCCGTGCGGCGCGCGCAGGATCGCGACCAGGGCGCGCATCATGCGGCCGGCGGAGCCGTAGTTGGGTGCGCGCGAGGGCGCACGTCGACGTGTCGAGCGGGCCGTCCCGGTGGTGGACATGGCGAGAAAAGTCGCACGCGGCTCGGCGGCGGAGCAAGTGGCTGCCCGGCGCTCGCGTCTGGCACGGCGCGTCATTGCGCTTCCGCCCCGTCCGTGGAACCTGCTACGACGACGAACCACGGTCCCGCCCGGGACGTCGGCCGCGTGCGCGGCGCAACTTTTCAAGACAACGAGGTGAGCACGTGCGAGCAGCAGTTTTCGTGGGAAGCGAGCAACTGGCGATCGAGGACCTGAAGCCGGCGGATCCCGGGCCTCAGGACGTCGTCGTCGAGATCGAGGCGAGCGGCGTCTGCCATTCCGACCTGTCGCTCGCGCGCGGCTACGTGCCGCTGCCGCCCGGCGTGGTGCTCGGCCACGAGGGCACGGGCCGCGTCGTCGAGGTCGGCAAGGACGTGACCAAGGTGAAGAAGGGCGACCGCGTCGTCGCGTCGTTCATCCCGGCCTGCGGCTCGTGCTGGTTCTGTCAGCACGACCAGTCGAACCACTGCGAGCTCGAGCAGCAGATCATGATGACGCCGCGCGGGACGCGTCCCGACGGCTCGCCCTACATCTGCATGACCGGCCTCGGCACCTTCGCCGAGCGCGTCACCACCAGCGAGCACTCGGTGGTGCGGATCCAGACCGACATCCCGGCCGAGCAGCTCGCGCTGATCGGCTGCGGCGTGACCACCGGCGTCGGCGCGGCGCTCAACACCGCCAAGGTGCAGCCCGGCTCGACGGTTGCGGTGCTCGGCTGCGGCGGCGTCGGGCAGGCGGTCGTGCAGGGTGCGCGCATCGCCGGCGCGGCGCGCATCATCGCAGTCGACCCGGTCGCGATGAAGCGCGAGCAGGCGCTCAAGTTCGGCGCCACCGACACGGTCGACCCGGCGCAGGGCGATCCCGTCGCGCAGGTGAAGGAGCTCACCGGCGGCCGCGGCGTCGACTACGCGTTCGAGGTCGTCGGCCTGCCCGAGACCATCGTCACGACCTACAACATGGCGCGCAACGGCGGCACGGTGTGCATCGTCGGCATGGCGCGCGCCGACGCGATGGTCACCCTGCCCGCCTTCCAGCTCTTCTACGAGGAGAAGAAGGTGCTCGGCAGCAAGTACGGCTCGGCGCAGGTGCGGCGCGACTTCCAGCGCTTCATCGACCTGATCGAGACCGGGCGCCTCGACACGACGCACATGGTGTCGAAGAAGATCAAGCTCGAGGACGTCAACGCCGCGTTCAAGGCGATGGAGGCGGGCGAGGTCATCCGCAGCGTCATCACGTACTGATCTCCGACCTCGGCGGGCGCGCCACGTCGTGCGGCGCGCCCTGCTCGTTCGCTCTGCGCGGCGCGCGTCGCCCGGCCTCACCCGGCGGCGCGCGCCGCGTGCGTCTTGGCGCCCCGGTCCCGCGCACGACGCGGCGAGCCGTCCCGTGCGTGCCACGCGGCGAAACGCGCTCAGGCGCGCAGCGCGACCGGCAGGCGCTCGATGCCCCGCACGATCATCGACGGCACGCGCTCGATCTCGCCGACGATCTCGAAGCGCGTGAAGCGCGCGAGCAGCTCCTCGAAGGCGATCCGCGCCTCCATGCGCGCGAGCGCCGCGCCCAGGCAGAAGTGCTCGCCGAAGCCGAAGGCGACGTGCCGGCTCGCGTCGCGCGAGATCCGGAAGCGCTCCGCGTCGTCGCCGAACACGCTCTCGTCGCGGTTCGCCGCGGCGTAGATCAGGAAGAGCCGGTCGCCCTCACGGATCCGCGTGCCGCGCACCTCGGCGTCGCGCGTCGCGGTGCGCATGAAGGCGAGGATCGGGCTCCCCCAGCGCAGCATCTCCTCGACCGCGCGCAGCAGGAGGCTCGGGTCGGCGCGCAGCAGGGCGAGCTCGTCGGGGTGCGTCGCGAGCGCGTGCAGACCGTGCGACAGCAGGTTGCGCGTCGTCTCGTTGCCGGCGACGAGCAGCGTCAAGCAGAAGCTCGAGAGATCGAACTCGGAGAGCCGCTCGCCGTCGATCTCCGAGCCGACCAGCGTCGACAGCACGTCGTCGCCGGGACGCACGCGGCGCTCGGCGAGCGCCGCCGCGAAGTACTCGAAGAGCTCGGCCGACTGCGCCATGTTCTCCGGCGTCGGATCGGTGCCGGCCGCGATCGTGGCGTCCGACCAGCGCTTGAAGCGATCGCGATCCGAGCCCGGCACGCCGAGCATCTCCGCGATCACCAGCAGCGGCAGCTCGGCGGCGAACGCCGACACGAACTCGACGCTGCTCGGGTCGGGGATCGCGTCGAGCAGCGCGCGCGTCGTGTCGCGGATCCAGCGCTCGAGCGCGCGCAGACGCCCCGGCGAGAACGCCGGCTGCACGAGCTTGCGGTACTTCGTGTGCTCCGGCGGGTCGATGTAGAGGACCGACTGCCGCGGGATGATCGGCCGGGAGATGTCCGAGAGCAGCGTGCCGCGGCTCGAGCAGAAGGTCTCGGGGTCGCGCGACACCGCGACGACGTCCTCGAGACGCGTCACCGCCCAGAACGCGGGCTCCGCGTGGCGGTGCAGCGTCGGCGCCGCGCGCAGCGCGCGGTAGACGTCGAACGGATCGCCGGCG containing:
- a CDS encoding WYL domain-containing protein, with the translated sequence MMRALVAILRAPHGRELSALADELDVSHKTAERYARVMVNELPAPDGLPLLELVKPNGRPLLRLRGLAGAVDSTAYQAASVFFGLAALRVLQGTVVHDGATEVWDNFKKNLPSDTRRLLEHVERKFFYVPFAGKSYAKLDDHMDTILRSVLKQEVLDIDYRHANRRRTKHRFSPYTVVLYRDALYLLGASNRHQKPIYLAVDRIENVRRTGEKFALPPNYSPRALTDGVPGIWSGPETTVSLRLRGRAAEQIPERLIHPSQIFTELRGGETLMRMTVRGWQELAWWILSWGPDIEVLEPEDLRRFVKRTLQAAAAVYARPARAS
- a CDS encoding cytochrome P450, which gives rise to MPAQPDAALPPDPSFAPPLADPHFHAGDPFDVYRALRAAPTLHRHAEPAFWAVTRLEDVVAVSRDPETFCSSRGTLLSDISRPIIPRQSVLYIDPPEHTKYRKLVQPAFSPGRLRALERWIRDTTRALLDAIPDPSSVEFVSAFAAELPLLVIAEMLGVPGSDRDRFKRWSDATIAAGTDPTPENMAQSAELFEYFAAALAERRVRPGDDVLSTLVGSEIDGERLSEFDLSSFCLTLLVAGNETTRNLLSHGLHALATHPDELALLRADPSLLLRAVEEMLRWGSPILAFMRTATRDAEVRGTRIREGDRLFLIYAAANRDESVFGDDAERFRISRDASRHVAFGFGEHFCLGAALARMEARIAFEELLARFTRFEIVGEIERVPSMIVRGIERLPVALRA
- a CDS encoding Zn-dependent alcohol dehydrogenase — translated: MGSEQLAIEDLKPADPGPQDVVVEIEASGVCHSDLSLARGYVPLPPGVVLGHEGTGRVVEVGKDVTKVKKGDRVVASFIPACGSCWFCQHDQSNHCELEQQIMMTPRGTRPDGSPYICMTGLGTFAERVTTSEHSVVRIQTDIPAEQLALIGCGVTTGVGAALNTAKVQPGSTVAVLGCGGVGQAVVQGARIAGAARIIAVDPVAMKREQALKFGATDTVDPAQGDPVAQVKELTGGRGVDYAFEVVGLPETIVTTYNMARNGGTVCIVGMARADAMVTLPAFQLFYEEKKVLGSKYGSAQVRRDFQRFIDLIETGRLDTTHMVSKKIKLEDVNAAFKAMEAGEVIRSVITY